The following proteins are co-located in the Sporolactobacillus pectinivorans genome:
- a CDS encoding Spo0B domain-containing protein, whose protein sequence is MINEEKGISMISSARHVLLNDIQLIKGYLYLNRPQKANEVLDRITEKFKNQSRISDLSIPECAFYLIVYDWSVHPFLLGLTVSGPEADLSEHDRYLTDFFHCFFAVLEEQVSEAAENQVQIIFENLGSAFHISVVFSGVLKDAGKARLQMNEFGLNQSVHWVEHYVTTDSPIGKMRWNLCLSIK, encoded by the coding sequence ATGATCAATGAAGAAAAAGGAATCAGTATGATCAGTTCAGCGAGGCATGTCCTGCTGAATGATATTCAGCTGATTAAGGGTTACCTGTATCTGAACAGACCGCAGAAAGCCAATGAGGTACTCGACCGGATCACTGAAAAATTCAAAAACCAGTCTCGGATTTCCGATTTAAGTATCCCTGAATGTGCTTTTTACCTGATCGTTTATGACTGGTCAGTCCATCCTTTTCTTCTTGGATTGACCGTTTCGGGGCCGGAAGCGGATCTATCAGAGCATGACCGGTACCTTACCGATTTTTTTCACTGCTTTTTTGCCGTTCTGGAGGAGCAGGTTTCCGAAGCTGCAGAAAATCAGGTGCAGATTATTTTTGAAAATTTAGGATCGGCTTTCCATATCAGCGTGGTTTTCAGTGGAGTGTTGAAAGATGCTGGGAAGGCGCGTCTTCAAATGAATGAGTTCGGGCTGAATCAATCGGTCCATTGGGTCGAACACTATGTAAC
- the rpmA gene encoding 50S ribosomal protein L27, which translates to MLKLDLQYFSSKKGVGSTKNGRDSISKRLGAKRADGQHVTSGSILYRQRGTKIYPGTNVGRGGDDTLFAKADGVVKFEKFGHKRKRVSVYPVEALQEA; encoded by the coding sequence ATGTTGAAACTTGATCTTCAGTATTTCTCGTCCAAAAAAGGTGTCGGTAGTACAAAAAACGGTCGTGATTCAATCTCTAAGCGTCTTGGCGCAAAAAGAGCGGATGGCCAGCACGTCACGAGCGGTTCGATTCTGTACCGCCAGCGTGGAACGAAAATTTATCCGGGAACCAATGTAGGCCGCGGCGGGGACGATACGCTTTTTGCTAAAGCCGATGGTGTTGTCAAATTTGAAAAATTTGGCCACAAGCGTAAAAGAGTCAGCGTTTATCCTGTTGAGGCACTTCAGGAAGCCTGA
- a CDS encoding ribosomal-processing cysteine protease Prp — MITLKVDRDSSGKITGFLMEGHAGSGPHGFDLVCAGVSAVSFGALNAVEKLTSVELRVRQSPGGGFLQCSLPMDSGAGDLGEARLILEAMLVSMQTIEESYGKYIHIFDKGGTDHVET, encoded by the coding sequence ATGATCACACTCAAGGTGGATCGTGATTCCAGTGGAAAAATTACCGGATTTCTGATGGAGGGACATGCAGGCAGCGGTCCCCACGGATTTGATCTTGTGTGCGCCGGTGTTTCGGCTGTGTCTTTTGGCGCCCTGAATGCGGTTGAAAAACTGACTTCGGTGGAGCTCAGAGTCCGGCAATCACCGGGCGGAGGATTTCTCCAGTGCAGCTTACCGATGGATTCAGGTGCTGGCGATCTCGGAGAAGCCCGGCTGATTCTGGAAGCGATGCTTGTCTCGATGCAAACAATTGAAGAGTCGTATGGAAAATATATTCACATTTTCGATAAAGGAGGTACCGATCATGTTGAAACTTGA
- the rplU gene encoding 50S ribosomal protein L21, which yields MYAIIETGGKQLKVEEGQSIFVEKLVAEAGETVTFDKVLFVGGDDTKVGTPTVEGASVTAKVVEQGRDKKIIVFKFKKRKNYRRKQGHRQPFTKVTIEKINA from the coding sequence ATGTATGCAATCATTGAAACAGGCGGCAAACAATTGAAAGTAGAGGAAGGTCAGTCGATCTTTGTCGAAAAGCTTGTAGCCGAAGCGGGTGAAACGGTAACTTTTGACAAGGTGCTTTTCGTTGGCGGCGACGATACCAAAGTGGGCACACCGACGGTCGAGGGAGCCAGTGTCACAGCAAAAGTCGTTGAACAGGGACGCGACAAAAAGATTATTGTTTTCAAGTTCAAGAAAAGAAAGAACTATCGCCGCAAACAGGGTCACAGGCAGCCGTTTACGAAAGTTACCATCGAAAAGATCAATGCCTGA
- a CDS encoding ribonuclease E/G, translating into MHEGKLSVVVDKEKSGLRAAMLNGGVVQSFYFSSENICAGDFYLGKVRKSHLGKMGWFLDLGCGKRGFLPHDKTLSEVPVPGDLRLVQIEKEERDGKSAQLTEQVQVVSKGVIYLPSGSYVAVSHQIEEPEREALRKKAIDWCIAPEGAIIRTFAARMNTEQIAAEFENGRFQWERIKKEAEGMDHPGVIFRPFSFIESILNENHNPSDCTIYSNINLGEEFLSGGVEIVYQYQADLFALHELNGAYTSAMQPEVPLPGGAALVIDYAEALTAIDVNSGSAPTGINWDETALEINLHAAREIARQLRLREIGGMIVIDFLRFNDPLYEKEVLTALMGAVSDDPATIKLFGYTKMGLVELTRKRRRTGLKDRVLAQRKRDNSIDS; encoded by the coding sequence ATGCACGAAGGTAAACTGTCCGTTGTTGTCGATAAAGAAAAGTCGGGACTGCGCGCTGCTATGCTGAATGGCGGTGTTGTCCAGTCCTTTTACTTTTCATCAGAAAATATTTGTGCAGGTGATTTTTATCTCGGCAAAGTCAGAAAAAGTCATCTAGGTAAAATGGGATGGTTTCTCGATCTTGGCTGCGGCAAACGCGGCTTCTTGCCGCATGATAAAACATTGTCCGAAGTCCCGGTTCCTGGAGATCTCCGCCTTGTTCAGATTGAGAAAGAAGAACGGGACGGCAAATCAGCACAGTTAACGGAACAGGTCCAGGTGGTGAGCAAGGGTGTCATCTACCTTCCATCGGGAAGCTATGTCGCGGTATCCCATCAGATCGAAGAACCGGAACGTGAAGCATTGCGGAAAAAGGCGATAGACTGGTGCATAGCGCCGGAGGGGGCCATCATCCGGACCTTTGCTGCCCGGATGAATACAGAACAAATAGCTGCAGAGTTCGAAAATGGACGTTTCCAATGGGAAAGAATAAAAAAAGAAGCAGAGGGCATGGATCATCCGGGCGTGATCTTCCGGCCGTTCTCTTTTATTGAATCCATTTTAAATGAAAATCATAATCCATCCGACTGCACCATCTACAGCAATATTAATCTTGGCGAGGAATTCCTTAGTGGGGGAGTGGAAATTGTGTATCAGTATCAGGCAGATCTTTTTGCCCTGCATGAACTGAACGGGGCTTATACTTCTGCCATGCAGCCTGAGGTCCCCCTGCCCGGCGGTGCTGCTCTGGTCATTGATTATGCCGAGGCGCTGACTGCAATTGATGTGAATTCAGGCTCAGCACCGACGGGAATCAACTGGGACGAGACGGCGCTTGAGATTAATCTTCATGCCGCCCGGGAAATTGCCCGCCAGCTCAGACTCAGGGAAATCGGGGGCATGATTGTTATTGATTTTCTGCGCTTCAACGATCCTTTATATGAAAAAGAAGTGCTGACTGCATTAATGGGCGCTGTATCTGATGATCCGGCGACGATTAAACTGTTTGGCTATACAAAAATGGGACTGGTTGAACTGACGCGAAAGCGCCGGCGCACCGGACTGAAGGACAGGGTACTGGCACAGCGGAAACGGGATAATAGTATTGACAGCTGA
- a CDS encoding M50 family metallopeptidase, whose product MIRVLFSKISIHPVFWLVIAAGMITGHLWETVIAFSIVLIHECGHAAAASLMGWNVEKIELLPFGGVAKIDESEEHPFWKDLIVILAGPFQNICLAALAFLIVPLPFWGAQQQEIFYNQNMAILVFNLLPVWPLDGGRLLHLCLQKIYPFRLAYKRVLFFSFMALIASSMMLAFFYPLSVNLWLVLSFIALSIYKERQAIPLHFMRFLLALSARVRPSPRIRSLSFKPDTPLVAVFSKFYKNTDHLIYVEGRDDLFFDDRHLTLDFFQGRTDGTLEDCKNSIG is encoded by the coding sequence TTGATTAGGGTTTTATTTTCTAAAATCAGCATCCACCCTGTTTTCTGGCTCGTCATTGCGGCAGGTATGATCACCGGGCATCTTTGGGAGACGGTCATTGCTTTTTCAATCGTGCTGATTCATGAATGCGGGCACGCCGCAGCAGCATCCCTGATGGGGTGGAACGTGGAAAAAATTGAGCTGCTCCCCTTTGGGGGCGTGGCAAAAATTGATGAAAGCGAGGAACATCCATTCTGGAAGGATCTTATTGTCATTTTAGCCGGCCCTTTCCAGAATATTTGTCTTGCGGCGCTCGCTTTTCTGATTGTGCCGCTACCCTTCTGGGGTGCGCAGCAGCAGGAAATTTTTTATAATCAGAATATGGCTATTCTGGTCTTTAATCTGCTTCCCGTCTGGCCTTTGGATGGCGGAAGGCTGCTTCACCTTTGCCTGCAGAAAATTTACCCGTTCAGGCTGGCTTATAAACGCGTTCTCTTTTTTTCTTTTATGGCGCTGATCGCCTCAAGCATGATGCTTGCTTTTTTCTATCCTTTATCAGTTAATCTATGGCTTGTCCTGTCTTTTATCGCTTTATCCATATATAAAGAACGCCAGGCGATTCCGCTGCACTTCATGAGATTCCTGCTGGCACTTTCGGCGCGGGTTAGACCCAGCCCGAGAATCAGGAGTCTATCCTTTAAACCTGATACGCCACTGGTTGCGGTTTTCTCAAAGTTCTATAAAAATACGGATCATCTCATTTACGTTGAAGGCCGTGACGATTTATTCTTTGATGACCGGCATCTCACTTTAGATTTTTTCCAGGGGCGCACGGATGGCACGCTTGAGGACTGCAAAAACAGCATAGGCTGA
- a CDS encoding M23 family metallopeptidase encodes MAAFEEYKRRHDDRKNRKLRMIGGRTSQNQYPDYPNNHDRYGAEKDMEPGRKIPGNPGRRFMIQCAIASLLFGSAYWIETNNSTAFQPLRKSIETTMTQEFQFAAVSSWYEKNFGNPISFLPVPGVQNSGKSTGTQGTSTTQNHDPNFAEPVSGQVTDPYSTKTNGVTVKTSSHSAVKAVKDGLVVFVGKKANTGVTVIIQHKGNDESWYGKLDKTNVKVYDEVKQGQVIGTTSGGKNGTFYFALKKGEKFIDPIQVMSFD; translated from the coding sequence ATGGCTGCATTTGAGGAATATAAAAGAAGGCACGATGACAGGAAAAATAGAAAACTGAGAATGATTGGGGGGCGGACCAGCCAGAATCAATACCCGGATTACCCGAATAATCATGACCGCTACGGCGCAGAAAAAGATATGGAACCCGGCCGCAAGATTCCGGGAAATCCGGGTAGACGTTTTATGATCCAGTGTGCGATCGCCAGCCTGCTCTTTGGTTCGGCTTATTGGATTGAAACAAATAACAGTACTGCGTTTCAACCGCTCAGAAAATCGATTGAAACTACGATGACTCAAGAATTTCAATTTGCTGCAGTATCATCCTGGTATGAGAAGAACTTTGGAAATCCGATCAGCTTTTTGCCTGTTCCGGGCGTCCAGAACAGCGGAAAATCGACAGGAACTCAGGGTACTTCAACAACCCAAAACCATGATCCGAACTTTGCGGAACCGGTTAGCGGACAAGTGACCGATCCTTACAGCACCAAAACCAACGGCGTAACCGTTAAAACATCTTCGCATTCAGCGGTTAAAGCAGTTAAGGATGGACTGGTTGTGTTTGTCGGTAAAAAAGCAAATACAGGTGTAACGGTGATCATTCAGCATAAAGGAAATGACGAATCATGGTATGGGAAACTGGACAAGACCAATGTCAAAGTTTATGACGAGGTAAAGCAGGGGCAAGTGATCGGTACAACATCGGGAGGCAAAAATGGAACTTTCTATTTTGCATTGAAGAAGGGGGAAAAATTCATCGATCCCATTCAGGTGATGTCTTTTGATTAG
- the minD gene encoding septum site-determining protein MinD yields MGEAIVITSGKGGVGKTTTSANIGTVLALQGKKVCLVDTDIGLRNLDVVMGLENRIIYDLVDVANGRCKLSQALVKDKRFESLSMLPAAQTTDKLAVKPEELKKMVDELKADFDYVIIDCPAGIERGFRNAVAGADHAIVVTTPEISSVRDADRIIGLLEQEKQITPPRLIINRIRQHMLKNGGMLEIDEIMNILAIDLLGIVLDDEDVISSSNKGEPIALNPNSKASQAYRNIGRRILGETVPLMAIEEKGGFFHKFKSLLGMR; encoded by the coding sequence ATGGGGGAAGCAATCGTCATAACTTCAGGCAAGGGCGGTGTCGGCAAAACAACGACATCGGCAAATATCGGCACGGTATTGGCTCTTCAGGGAAAGAAAGTCTGCCTTGTGGATACCGATATTGGGCTGCGCAATCTGGACGTCGTGATGGGCCTTGAAAATCGCATCATTTATGATCTGGTTGACGTGGCGAACGGACGATGCAAATTGAGCCAGGCTCTGGTCAAGGACAAGCGGTTTGAATCCCTCAGTATGCTTCCTGCGGCGCAAACCACTGACAAACTGGCAGTTAAGCCCGAAGAGTTGAAAAAAATGGTTGATGAACTTAAAGCGGACTTCGATTACGTGATCATTGACTGTCCTGCTGGAATTGAACGCGGTTTTCGAAATGCAGTGGCAGGCGCTGATCATGCAATTGTTGTCACCACACCGGAAATTTCCTCTGTTCGTGACGCCGATCGGATCATAGGCCTCTTGGAACAGGAAAAACAAATTACCCCACCTCGCCTGATCATTAATCGGATTCGCCAGCATATGCTGAAAAATGGCGGTATGCTGGAAATCGATGAGATCATGAATATTCTGGCCATAGATCTTCTGGGCATCGTCCTGGACGACGAAGATGTGATTTCGTCATCTAATAAAGGAGAGCCGATTGCCTTAAACCCAAATTCTAAAGCGTCTCAGGCCTACAGGAATATTGGCAGGCGTATTCTTGGAGAAACTGTTCCATTAATGGCTATTGAAGAAAAAGGCGGTTTTTTTCATAAATTCAAGAGCCTTCTCGGCATGAGGTAA
- the minC gene encoding septum site-determining protein MinC: protein MSDSQPLVTMKGRKDGLVLVMDETCAYDALIDELKEKLSVNRHLYKDGPIISVKVQTGNRYISESQRSELIDVVRSFDRLQVESIESNVMTVKEFEKKRVKERLVSVARVVRSGQVLCIEGNLLLIGDVNPGGTVSATGNVYVLGALRGIACAGTSDDEKNAVIIASIMKPTQLRIGKRISRTEEEPMDELKNDHVLECAYADPSLDKIVIDRLQTVLKQRDLPVMFAQS, encoded by the coding sequence ATGTCTGACAGCCAGCCACTCGTTACGATGAAAGGCAGAAAAGACGGCCTTGTTCTCGTGATGGATGAAACATGCGCGTATGATGCGCTGATCGATGAGCTAAAGGAGAAGCTGTCGGTCAATCGCCATCTTTACAAGGATGGCCCGATAATCTCGGTTAAAGTCCAGACGGGAAACCGCTATATCAGTGAGTCTCAGCGATCAGAGTTGATTGACGTGGTTCGTTCCTTTGATCGCCTCCAAGTTGAATCAATTGAATCAAATGTGATGACTGTTAAGGAATTTGAAAAGAAACGTGTGAAGGAGAGACTGGTATCGGTGGCCCGTGTGGTTCGTTCGGGACAAGTTCTTTGTATTGAGGGAAATCTTCTCCTGATCGGCGATGTGAATCCCGGTGGAACGGTGTCAGCGACCGGCAATGTATATGTTCTTGGGGCACTGCGCGGCATTGCATGTGCGGGCACCTCTGATGATGAAAAGAATGCTGTCATTATCGCTTCGATCATGAAACCGACACAACTGAGAATCGGAAAACGGATCAGCCGCACTGAGGAAGAACCAATGGATGAACTGAAAAATGATCATGTACTGGAATGCGCCTATGCTGATCCTTCACTTGATAAAATTGTAATTGACAGGCTCCAGACTGTTTTGAAGCAGCGGGATCTGCCTGTCATGTTTGCACAATCGTAA
- the mreD gene encoding rod shape-determining protein MreD encodes MKQFKLFIFLFLAFLLEGTIMMYIFPYENWGHIQMIPNFLFVLLLMVAFFADEQWGISYAIIFGLLTDLVYTSVIGVYGFSMGLAVYVTYSLSRWVNMNAVMTLVLTAFGVFFLQTEVYLIYVMIGLTHQSLNELLQWRIPATLGLNAVFALIVYLPFRSFLTSIRETDVNR; translated from the coding sequence ATGAAGCAATTCAAACTTTTTATCTTTCTGTTTCTCGCTTTCCTATTAGAAGGAACAATTATGATGTACATTTTTCCTTATGAAAATTGGGGACATATTCAAATGATTCCCAATTTTTTGTTTGTGCTTCTTCTCATGGTGGCATTTTTCGCTGATGAGCAGTGGGGCATCAGTTACGCTATTATCTTTGGCTTGTTGACCGATTTGGTCTATACTTCCGTTATCGGTGTGTATGGATTCAGCATGGGACTTGCTGTGTATGTTACCTATTCTTTGTCGAGATGGGTTAACATGAATGCGGTGATGACGCTTGTTCTGACTGCTTTTGGCGTGTTTTTCCTCCAGACAGAGGTCTATCTGATTTATGTTATGATTGGACTGACACATCAGTCGCTTAATGAATTACTACAATGGCGCATACCGGCGACCCTTGGCCTGAATGCTGTTTTTGCGCTGATTGTCTATTTGCCCTTCCGGAGCTTTCTAACGTCAATAAGGGAAACGGATGTAAATAGATAG
- the mreC gene encoding rod shape-determining protein MreC, translating to MPSFFSNKKLIVLLMSLIILIALISYSLRQGNRSSWPEQFVQDTVGSFQYVVNVPAQYVAGFFQNVSDIKNAYVENRELKANLADYARVEQQNRDLSQRYNEMKRLLNIENSPDPLGYKKYPATVIDRSPDQWNQLLTVDKGRVNGITAGMPVETSDGLVGSISSVGNFTSKVSLISNSQNMNQISAIIQNTQTYGMVEGYDPNKGVLLFQKIPIKANVKKGQIVTTSSLSSTYPDGLMIGKITSVSTDQYGLTQSAEVQPSANLNNINYVIIIKKSSTGAGG from the coding sequence ATGCCTTCATTTTTTTCAAATAAAAAACTTATTGTGCTGCTCATGAGCCTTATCATTCTGATCGCCCTGATCAGTTATTCACTGCGGCAGGGGAACCGCTCGAGCTGGCCGGAACAATTTGTTCAGGATACAGTGGGGTCGTTCCAATATGTGGTTAATGTACCCGCTCAATATGTAGCGGGTTTCTTTCAGAATGTCAGTGATATAAAAAATGCATACGTGGAAAATAGGGAACTTAAGGCAAATCTTGCAGATTATGCAAGAGTCGAACAGCAAAACAGGGACCTATCGCAGCGATATAACGAAATGAAACGGCTGCTCAATATTGAAAATTCCCCAGATCCTTTGGGCTATAAAAAATATCCGGCAACAGTTATAGATCGTTCACCTGACCAGTGGAATCAGTTACTGACTGTTGACAAGGGGCGTGTCAACGGAATTACTGCCGGAATGCCGGTTGAAACTTCAGACGGCCTGGTTGGCAGTATTTCCAGCGTTGGGAACTTCACCAGCAAGGTATCGTTGATTTCCAACTCGCAAAATATGAATCAAATCTCGGCAATCATCCAAAACACGCAAACTTACGGAATGGTCGAAGGATATGACCCGAATAAGGGTGTGCTGCTGTTTCAGAAGATACCGATTAAGGCCAATGTTAAGAAAGGCCAGATCGTTACCACTTCAAGTTTGAGCAGCACGTATCCCGACGGCCTGATGATTGGGAAAATCACGTCCGTCTCAACAGATCAATATGGACTGACTCAGTCGGCCGAAGTGCAGCCTTCAGCAAATCTCAATAATATAAACTATGTCATAATTATTAAAAAAAGTTCCACGGGCGCGGGGGGGTAA
- a CDS encoding rod shape-determining protein yields the protein MFGGFSRDMGIDLGTANTLVYVKGKGVVVREPSVVALHTDTGLIEAVGTPAKNMIGRTPGNIVAVRPMKDGVIADFDTTATMMKYFINEAQKQRSIFSRKPNVMVCVPSGITAVEKRAVEDATKQAGAREAYTIEEPFAAAVGADLPVWEPTGSMVVDIGGGTTEVAIISLGGIVTSQSIRVAGDDMDEAIVQYIKKTYNLMIGERTAETLKIEVGSAGVSDSVEGETMDIRGRDLLTGLPKTIEVTGKEVASALKDTVGQIVEAVKVTLEQTPPELAADIMDRGIVLTGGGALLNNLDHLLSDETKMPVIVAENPLDCVAIGTGRSLENIHLFRSKSRFSASSNRK from the coding sequence ATGTTTGGCGGATTTTCAAGAGATATGGGGATTGATCTGGGTACGGCGAACACGCTTGTATATGTTAAAGGAAAAGGGGTCGTTGTTCGCGAACCGTCTGTCGTGGCTCTGCATACTGATACGGGTCTTATTGAAGCGGTCGGTACCCCTGCAAAGAATATGATCGGAAGAACGCCGGGAAACATTGTTGCTGTGCGTCCGATGAAGGACGGAGTTATTGCCGATTTTGATACGACCGCAACAATGATGAAATATTTTATTAATGAAGCGCAGAAACAGCGCTCAATCTTTTCGCGCAAACCTAATGTTATGGTTTGTGTGCCGTCAGGAATTACTGCAGTTGAAAAAAGGGCTGTGGAGGACGCAACAAAGCAGGCGGGTGCCCGCGAGGCTTATACGATTGAAGAGCCATTTGCTGCCGCGGTGGGCGCGGATCTGCCAGTCTGGGAGCCAACGGGAAGCATGGTTGTCGATATCGGGGGCGGAACAACGGAAGTTGCCATTATCTCGCTGGGCGGCATTGTAACCAGTCAATCGATCCGCGTTGCCGGGGATGACATGGACGAAGCGATTGTTCAGTACATCAAGAAAACATATAACCTGATGATTGGCGAAAGAACGGCGGAAACGCTGAAGATTGAGGTCGGATCGGCCGGCGTCTCAGATTCTGTCGAAGGTGAAACAATGGATATCCGGGGCCGGGATCTTCTTACCGGACTTCCAAAAACAATTGAAGTGACTGGAAAAGAAGTGGCTTCAGCCTTGAAAGATACCGTCGGGCAAATTGTTGAAGCTGTCAAAGTGACCCTTGAGCAGACGCCCCCTGAACTGGCTGCGGACATTATGGATCGGGGTATTGTGCTGACAGGTGGGGGTGCGCTCCTGAACAACCTCGATCACTTGCTGAGCGATGAAACCAAGATGCCGGTAATTGTTGCCGAGAATCCATTGGATTGCGTTGCTATTGGCACCGGGCGTTCTTTGGAAAATATACATCTTTTCCGTTCAAAATCAAGATTTAGCGCGTCTTCTAACAGAAAATAA
- the radC gene encoding RadC family protein, with protein sequence MMKDVPDADRPRERLMLDGAGALSNQELIAIILRSGSRCESVLQLSERLISHFGGMDFLKEASVEELEKIKGIGRAKAVQLLASFEIGNRMVRLPRDSRYTIRSPEDGANFVMEEMRSLKQEHFVVLFLNTKNQVLHKSTIFIGSLNSSIVHPREIFKEAVRYSAAAMICFHNHPSGDPAPSREDIDVTKRLVSCGKMLGVEVLDHIVIGDRKFTSLKQKGMM encoded by the coding sequence ATGATGAAGGATGTTCCGGATGCTGATCGGCCTCGTGAGCGGCTGATGCTGGATGGCGCAGGTGCACTTTCTAATCAGGAACTGATTGCGATCATTCTTCGTTCCGGCTCAAGATGCGAATCTGTCCTTCAATTGTCCGAGAGGCTGATTAGCCATTTTGGTGGGATGGATTTTCTTAAAGAGGCGAGTGTTGAAGAACTTGAAAAAATAAAGGGTATCGGAAGAGCTAAAGCTGTTCAACTGCTGGCCAGTTTTGAAATCGGGAACCGGATGGTCAGGCTTCCGCGCGATTCACGGTACACGATCAGATCTCCTGAAGATGGGGCAAACTTTGTCATGGAGGAGATGCGCTCGCTCAAACAAGAACATTTTGTGGTACTGTTTCTCAATACAAAGAACCAGGTGCTTCATAAATCAACGATTTTTATCGGCAGCCTGAATTCTTCTATTGTTCACCCCCGCGAAATATTCAAAGAAGCGGTCCGCTATTCTGCTGCGGCAATGATCTGCTTCCATAATCATCCATCCGGCGATCCTGCACCCAGCCGGGAGGATATTGACGTGACCAAAAGGTTGGTTTCGTGCGGGAAAATGCTCGGTGTCGAAGTCCTGGACCACATTGTGATCGGTGACAGAAAGTTCACGAGCCTGAAACAAAAGGGTATGATGTAG
- a CDS encoding SPOR domain-containing protein, with the protein MERENRHKPDVIIKFNGQAHSLEQWVKKETAAERERLPESNRTSSEKAERKASIVDQPGYLAHYQKNKTIRGRKRTFRASQILKIISHFWLPGAAAIVIGLVIGLTMLTAFSGKGNTGSAAWSERLSTSSINVPSGKITGKSLELSIYVIQTGVFSTKERASQVAGNLRREGFSALTAGNNPTAVLIGGAFSKKGAGQLENYYKNRNIPAYQKYLQIQVQNSSKVLKNDKQAILTLKAKTFVQTLLTAAEENSGGQNVSDKTVRQMVSILDDWKRTDPGPKNASEQMLVGNMETVAGQAVTQAQALQHTKSGENDERLQQSALEMVALYQNLILIH; encoded by the coding sequence GTGGAAAGGGAAAACAGACACAAGCCTGACGTGATTATCAAATTCAATGGTCAAGCACATAGCCTGGAACAGTGGGTAAAAAAAGAAACAGCTGCTGAAAGGGAACGATTACCGGAGAGTAATCGCACATCTTCCGAGAAAGCGGAACGCAAAGCATCAATTGTCGATCAACCGGGGTATTTGGCTCATTATCAAAAAAATAAAACGATCCGCGGCAGGAAGCGGACATTCAGAGCGTCACAGATATTAAAGATAATCAGCCATTTCTGGCTCCCGGGCGCGGCTGCGATCGTTATCGGGCTGGTCATCGGCCTGACGATGTTAACAGCCTTTTCAGGAAAAGGGAACACGGGAAGTGCGGCATGGAGTGAGCGACTAAGCACATCTTCTATAAATGTACCGTCCGGAAAAATAACGGGCAAGAGTCTTGAGCTTTCCATTTATGTTATTCAAACCGGTGTTTTCTCAACAAAAGAAAGAGCCTCTCAAGTAGCCGGCAACCTTAGAAGAGAGGGCTTTTCAGCGCTGACTGCTGGAAACAATCCGACGGCTGTTCTGATTGGTGGTGCCTTTTCAAAAAAAGGAGCGGGACAACTGGAAAATTATTATAAGAACCGGAACATCCCAGCCTATCAAAAATATCTTCAGATCCAGGTTCAGAATTCGTCGAAGGTACTGAAAAACGACAAACAGGCCATCCTGACGTTAAAAGCAAAAACTTTTGTCCAGACACTTCTTACCGCTGCAGAGGAAAATTCCGGTGGACAGAATGTTTCGGATAAAACGGTACGTCAGATGGTAAGCATACTTGACGATTGGAAAAGAACGGACCCCGGTCCCAAAAACGCCAGCGAACAAATGTTAGTCGGCAACATGGAGACGGTGGCCGGGCAAGCAGTAACTCAGGCCCAGGCACTGCAGCATACGAAAAGCGGAGAAAATGATGAGAGGTTGCAGCAGTCGGCACTGGAGATGGTCGCCCTATACCAGAACTTGATTCTGATCCATTGA